A region from the Alnus glutinosa chromosome 5, dhAlnGlut1.1, whole genome shotgun sequence genome encodes:
- the LOC133868733 gene encoding uncharacterized protein LOC133868733 yields MDGIGRMKFVWMMMMMGILSIVVQAGQNPPAVSPTSSLPFSPLPDDHPQQADFKLPKFPKIPHIPLPPKLLIVGMCIAECQKICQAGRPAFTYRVCMVTYLPIKCRPSRLDVVYDCALGCMAAATTTASGNDKVEGYIETCYKNCGKDY; encoded by the exons ATGGATGGAATTGGTAGAATGAAATTTGtgtggatgatgatgatgatgggaaTATTGAGTATAGTAGTGCAAGCTGGCCAGAACCCTCCTGCTGTGTCTCCAACTTCCAGTCTGCCTTTTTCACCGCTTCCCGATGATCATCCTCAACAAGCCGATTTTAAACTCCCTAAATTCCCTAAAATTCCTCATATTCCACTTCCACCAAAACTGCTAATTGTAGGGATGTGTATTGCAGAGTGCCAGAAAATATGCCAGGCAGGAAGACCTGCCTTTACATACAGGGTCTGCATGGTAACATATTTGCCAATCAAATGTCGTCCCTCTCGTTTAGACGTCGTCTATGATTGCGCTCTTGGTTGTATGGCCGCCGCAACTACCACCGCCTCTGGAAATG ATAAAGTAGAGGGCTATATTGAAACCTGCTACAAAAATTGCGGCAAGGATTACTAG